In Salinisphaera sp. LB1, one genomic interval encodes:
- a CDS encoding ATP-binding protein: MINSAATALDPIHNLSIGKIIEVDGARVIAELDSDISDLSRIYAGETYPIGQFGSIIRIHFGRRVIYGMVGRLRMKAEYEAEKGVAPHASPDERVVEAELFGEASWGVDEAGLPKFIFERGVSTYPLPQQTVYLTPKSELRNIYGGTGRPAIELGTHVGTSNAPCYADLNELLGKHTAILGSTGSGKSGAVAALLHGIVNHGQKCGYQNWNPRIIVLDPHNEYGAAFADHRRLSTDEGSLALPYWMLNLEETIGLLVGKTEHAATSQANIVKNALLEARSQAASELGFVTERTTVDAPIPYVLGDPRGLDEFGERDGGRYTEGFVGAINAQRPDNKNRKDHQDYGKVLRKLESLINDDRLRFMMRPWSGDSDDLAEILAQLVGEGSMVRVIDLSGVPNEVAGVTTSVVSRMLFSIKVWQTSNERESSPVLLVCEEAHRYVPNRGEAQYEEAQSAIRRIAKEGRKYGLSLLLVSQRPSEVETTVLSQCNSWLVLRTTNDADREHVRGVLPDSMTGLSKMLPGLRRREAIFVGQAAALPSRIIIRELRVDETPKSNDVDFDKGWQSEPLDSQKLTEVAQRWRYQER; the protein is encoded by the coding sequence GTGATTAACTCAGCTGCCACCGCCTTAGATCCGATTCACAACCTTTCGATAGGAAAGATAATAGAAGTAGACGGCGCGCGGGTCATAGCCGAGCTCGATTCTGATATTTCTGATCTTTCGAGGATTTACGCGGGCGAGACTTACCCAATCGGCCAATTTGGCTCCATTATCCGTATTCATTTCGGACGTCGGGTAATATACGGGATGGTGGGGCGTTTGCGAATGAAGGCCGAATACGAGGCGGAGAAAGGCGTGGCGCCTCATGCGTCGCCAGATGAACGTGTGGTGGAAGCGGAACTATTTGGAGAGGCAAGCTGGGGTGTAGACGAAGCCGGGTTGCCAAAATTCATTTTTGAGCGAGGTGTGTCGACATATCCGCTTCCGCAACAAACAGTATATTTAACGCCGAAATCTGAGTTGCGAAATATATACGGCGGTACTGGACGGCCGGCAATCGAACTCGGAACTCATGTGGGCACTAGCAATGCGCCGTGCTACGCAGACTTGAATGAGTTATTGGGCAAGCATACTGCGATTCTCGGCTCTACGGGGTCAGGGAAATCCGGCGCTGTAGCAGCACTCTTACATGGCATCGTCAACCATGGCCAGAAATGTGGTTACCAAAATTGGAACCCAAGGATCATCGTTCTTGATCCGCATAACGAATATGGCGCGGCGTTTGCGGATCACCGAAGGTTATCCACGGACGAGGGTTCATTAGCCCTACCGTATTGGATGCTGAATTTGGAAGAGACAATCGGACTTCTAGTAGGTAAAACAGAACACGCTGCAACGTCGCAAGCAAATATCGTGAAGAATGCGCTGTTGGAGGCGAGGTCTCAAGCCGCAAGCGAGCTTGGTTTCGTCACAGAAAGAACCACAGTCGATGCGCCGATCCCATACGTCTTGGGAGACCCCCGTGGTTTAGATGAGTTTGGCGAGCGAGATGGCGGGAGATATACCGAAGGATTTGTCGGTGCTATCAACGCGCAGCGTCCCGATAATAAAAACCGTAAAGATCATCAGGATTACGGAAAAGTTCTCAGGAAGCTTGAGTCATTGATAAACGATGACCGGCTCCGCTTTATGATGCGTCCATGGAGTGGTGATTCGGACGACCTGGCTGAGATTCTTGCGCAGTTAGTCGGGGAAGGCTCGATGGTGAGAGTCATTGATCTTTCTGGTGTTCCGAATGAGGTGGCCGGTGTTACCACTTCAGTAGTTAGCAGAATGTTATTCTCAATAAAGGTTTGGCAAACCTCTAATGAGCGCGAATCCAGTCCAGTGTTACTCGTCTGCGAAGAGGCACATAGGTATGTTCCGAACAGAGGCGAAGCGCAATACGAAGAGGCGCAAAGTGCTATACGCCGTATAGCGAAAGAAGGTCGTAAATACGGCCTCAGTCTCTTGCTTGTGTCTCAAAGGCCTAGTGAGGTGGAGACTACGGTGCTGTCGCAGTGCAACTCCTGGCTGGTTCTACGGACTACGAATGACGCGGATCGAGAACACGTAAGAGGTGTGCTGCCAGATTCGATGACGGGGCTATCCAAGATGCTTCCTGGATTGCGACGCCGTGAAGCGATCTTCGTCGGGCAAGCGGCCGCGCTCCCGTCGCGAATAATCATTCGCGAGTTACGCGTTGATGAAACTCCTAAGTCCAATGATGTCGATTTCGATAAAGGCTGGCAGTCTGAGCCGTTGGATTCCCAAAAACTAACTGAAGTGGCACAGCGCTGGCGGTATCAGGAACGGTAA
- a CDS encoding LysR family transcriptional regulator translates to MDRFTGLSVFTAAVEQGSLAAAARTLGITPAMASKHLAAIEASLGVRLMHRTTRRLHPTDVGQEYYQRSRHILESLDDADRAARELQDQPRGTLRVTAPTTFGALHMGAPVAKYIRRYPHVDVEMTLDDHFIDLVAGGFDVAIRIGDLPDSSLVARPLARTEMIACAAPSYLAEHGRPAAPSDLSHHDRLAFSEAISAGDWGFTDTDGQMHKVSGRSRFSANNVEMLLAAALRGAGIAYGPRFVFHRHLATGDLEQILGNCTTRSLGIHAVYPSARLVGAKVRRFIELLEEWFGSSAEWRG, encoded by the coding sequence ATGGACCGATTCACCGGACTTTCGGTTTTTACGGCCGCCGTCGAACAGGGCAGCCTGGCAGCGGCGGCACGAACCCTTGGGATCACGCCGGCCATGGCCAGCAAGCATCTCGCCGCGATCGAGGCATCATTAGGCGTGCGGCTCATGCACCGCACCACGCGCCGTCTTCATCCGACCGACGTCGGCCAGGAGTATTATCAGCGCAGCCGGCATATCCTCGAATCGCTCGATGACGCCGACCGCGCCGCACGCGAATTGCAGGATCAGCCGCGTGGCACGTTACGAGTCACTGCTCCGACGACGTTCGGGGCACTGCACATGGGCGCCCCGGTGGCCAAATACATTCGGCGCTACCCGCACGTCGACGTCGAGATGACGCTCGACGACCACTTTATCGATCTCGTGGCCGGCGGTTTCGATGTCGCGATCCGGATCGGTGACCTGCCGGACTCGAGTCTGGTCGCACGCCCCCTTGCACGTACCGAGATGATCGCCTGCGCCGCCCCATCCTATCTGGCCGAACACGGCCGGCCGGCAGCGCCATCAGATTTGAGCCATCATGATCGCCTCGCGTTCAGCGAAGCCATTTCGGCCGGCGACTGGGGCTTTACCGACACGGACGGCCAAATGCATAAGGTCTCCGGTCGTTCACGGTTTTCCGCCAACAACGTGGAAATGCTGTTAGCCGCCGCCTTGCGTGGGGCCGGAATCGCTTATGGACCCCGCTTCGTGTTCCACCGCCATCTGGCCACCGGCGACTTGGAACAGATCCTGGGAAATTGCACGACCCGAAGCCTCGGCATTCATGCGGTCTATCCCTCGGCCCGGTTAGTCGGCGCCAAAGTACGCCGCTTCATCGAGTTGCTCGAGGAATGGTTTGGCTCGTCGGCCGAGTGGCGCGGATAG
- a CDS encoding alpha/beta fold hydrolase — protein MKINANGLTLHADDSGQGPLALVFRHYWGGTARTWQAVMAVLPANLRKIALDARGWGRSDRPDDGYDIATMADDVEAVIAALGLNRYVLVGHSMGGKVAQLLASRRPSGLAGLVLVAPSPAEGKSLPGPERDAMAGAYAAPESVGWTIDNVLSERKLSPAMRDQVIADSLGGANAAKQFWPHTAISEDVSADLARIDVPVRVIGGEHDKVDSIDMLQRVVLPSLPGVAMQIIPGVGHLIPREAPQALAALIAEFVDTECSGASEAAARPEAVAALFDAALNRGDLDAVMSLFHPEATMRMQDGRTIAEGHDALRDAFARLMIARPQIRNGVPRVIASGDIALLLLEWTIRIAPPDQDEIVESGVATQVAERNADGIWQLRISNPLGID, from the coding sequence ATGAAGATCAACGCGAACGGATTGACGCTGCACGCCGACGATAGCGGCCAAGGCCCGCTAGCCCTCGTTTTCCGCCACTACTGGGGCGGCACGGCTCGAACCTGGCAAGCAGTGATGGCAGTGCTGCCGGCGAATCTACGCAAGATCGCTTTGGATGCTCGCGGATGGGGCCGATCGGATCGCCCCGACGACGGCTACGATATTGCGACCATGGCCGACGACGTAGAAGCCGTAATCGCCGCGCTCGGCCTGAATCGCTACGTGCTGGTTGGCCATTCGATGGGCGGCAAGGTGGCGCAGCTATTGGCTTCGCGTCGCCCCTCCGGTTTGGCGGGGCTCGTACTGGTGGCGCCGTCACCCGCGGAAGGCAAATCGTTGCCGGGGCCGGAACGCGACGCGATGGCAGGCGCCTATGCCGCGCCGGAATCGGTCGGCTGGACTATCGATAACGTCTTGAGCGAACGCAAGCTATCGCCCGCCATGCGCGATCAGGTGATCGCCGACAGTCTCGGCGGCGCGAACGCTGCAAAACAGTTCTGGCCGCATACGGCGATATCCGAGGACGTGAGTGCCGACCTGGCGCGGATTGACGTCCCGGTTCGAGTGATCGGCGGCGAACACGACAAGGTCGATTCGATCGACATGTTGCAACGCGTCGTCCTGCCGTCGCTGCCCGGTGTGGCGATGCAGATCATACCGGGCGTTGGGCATCTTATCCCGCGGGAAGCGCCGCAGGCGCTGGCGGCCCTCATTGCTGAATTCGTCGATACCGAATGTTCGGGCGCATCGGAGGCGGCGGCACGGCCGGAGGCGGTGGCCGCGCTATTCGACGCGGCGCTCAATCGCGGCGATCTCGACGCGGTTATGTCGCTCTTTCACCCGGAGGCAACGATGCGGATGCAGGATGGCCGCACGATCGCCGAAGGTCACGACGCACTGCGCGACGCATTCGCTCGGCTGATGATCGCACGGCCCCAAATACGTAACGGCGTTCCCCGGGTCATCGCAAGCGGTGACATCGCACTACTGCTACTCGAGTGGACGATCCGTATCGCCCCGCCCGATCAGGATGAGATCGTAGAGAGCGGCGTTGCGACCCAGGTGGCCGAACGCAACGCCGATGGTATCTGGCAACTGCGGATCTCGAACCCTTTGGGGATCGATTGA
- a CDS encoding type II toxin-antitoxin system RelE/ParE family toxin, which yields MRLRWLPETRDDIQRLFEFLLYQDTLAAERAMTLIAEGANKLLEMPEIGRPINDGNHRRELYLPFGAGSYVLRYRLDGGTIVIIRVWHSREQRI from the coding sequence GTGAGATTGCGCTGGCTGCCCGAAACACGGGATGACATTCAACGACTGTTCGAATTTCTTTTATATCAAGACACCCTTGCTGCAGAACGAGCCATGACGTTGATCGCAGAGGGCGCAAACAAGTTGTTGGAGATGCCTGAAATCGGGCGGCCAATAAACGACGGCAACCACCGTCGGGAACTATACTTACCGTTCGGCGCTGGATCCTATGTTTTGCGCTACCGACTCGACGGCGGCACCATCGTCATTATCCGTGTATGGCATAGCCGGGAACAACGCATTTGA
- a CDS encoding CopG family ribbon-helix-helix protein: protein MKTTTGIKLDEATRARLQALGGLKERSPHWLMKRAIAEYLDREERYEREKKEDMQRWRQYQESGAYIDHADMREHLSALAAAARDRADAPK, encoded by the coding sequence ATGAAGACGACAACAGGAATCAAGCTGGATGAAGCAACGCGGGCAAGATTGCAGGCGCTCGGAGGCCTGAAAGAGCGCTCGCCGCATTGGCTGATGAAGCGTGCAATCGCAGAATACCTTGATCGCGAAGAACGCTACGAACGCGAAAAGAAGGAAGATATGCAGCGTTGGCGACAGTACCAAGAGTCCGGCGCCTACATCGATCATGCTGATATGCGGGAGCATCTAAGCGCGCTAGCGGCGGCCGCACGCGATAGAGCTGATGCCCCAAAGTGA
- a CDS encoding LysR substrate-binding domain-containing protein codes for MRFAPDQATVFFFKCEAARIAQGDRTRFRRPAARCLVARADPRCRARRGKPLRMRVQVRSFEGICRMIASGLGIGVLPNEAVSTHVATLNLHMIELTDTWAHREFRIAYRDFDNLPVLAREMVEHLPPTSEALPLSAPPLFSALRFYPRDHSDVPQSSLSMVRLLEVQPSVTSDEDDNRNQAG; via the coding sequence CTGCGCTTTGCACCTGATCAAGCGACGGTTTTCTTTTTTAAATGCGAGGCCGCTCGAATTGCGCAAGGCGATCGAACACGATTTCGTCGGCCCGCCGCACGATGCCTCGTTGCACGCGCTGATCCACGATGCCGCGCGCGCCGCGGCAAACCGCTGCGCATGCGGGTCCAGGTGCGCAGCTTCGAAGGCATCTGCCGCATGATCGCCTCTGGCCTGGGTATCGGCGTTTTGCCCAATGAGGCCGTGAGTACCCATGTCGCCACGCTGAACCTGCACATGATCGAGCTTACCGACACCTGGGCGCATCGCGAATTTCGCATCGCCTATCGCGACTTCGACAACTTGCCCGTGCTAGCGCGCGAGATGGTCGAGCACTTGCCTCCGACTAGTGAAGCGCTGCCCTTGTCTGCCCCCCCTCTTTTTTCGGCGCTGCGCTTTTACCCGCGAGATCATAGTGACGTGCCGCAATCTTCTTTGTCCATGGTAAGGTTGCTAGAGGTGCAACCGAGTGTGACTAGCGATGAAGACGACAACAGGAATCAAGCTGGATGA
- a CDS encoding GNAT family N-acetyltransferase has product MDEYRFREARLDELAVLVDMLADDELGQTRESPGTPLDRGYVAAFTAIQKDPNNELIVCESGGELLGMLQITFLPYLTYVGSWRALIEGVRVASSHRGKGIGAKLFEWAIERAEERGCLIVQLTSDKSRPDAIRFYEKLGFKASHEGMKLWLN; this is encoded by the coding sequence ATGGACGAGTATCGGTTCCGCGAAGCTCGGCTGGACGAACTTGCAGTTCTCGTCGATATGCTCGCGGACGATGAGCTTGGTCAAACCCGTGAGTCGCCCGGCACACCGCTGGACCGCGGCTACGTTGCAGCGTTCACAGCCATTCAAAAAGATCCCAATAATGAGTTGATAGTATGTGAATCGGGCGGCGAACTGCTTGGCATGCTTCAAATCACATTCCTGCCTTACTTGACCTATGTCGGGAGTTGGCGAGCGCTGATCGAAGGCGTTCGTGTTGCGTCGTCTCACCGCGGAAAAGGAATTGGCGCCAAGCTTTTCGAATGGGCGATAGAAAGAGCTGAAGAACGAGGCTGCCTGATCGTCCAGCTGACGAGCGACAAGTCGCGGCCGGACGCGATCCGTTTTTACGAAAAACTCGGATTTAAAGCCTCACATGAAGGAATGAAGCTTTGGCTCAACTAG
- a CDS encoding cupin domain-containing protein, translated as MYLSANTIAEMAGQKKVHFLNENAARINKSLGDAVGLKNIGVHLITVEPGYFSTELHAHLFEEECIYVLSGHGTATMGAESHSIGPGDFIGYPLNGEAHCMEAEGPEPLVCLVVGQRLAQDVTDYPNRRKRLYRNNGEWDVVEYSNIQHVKR; from the coding sequence ATGTATTTGTCGGCAAATACTATCGCCGAAATGGCAGGACAGAAGAAAGTTCACTTCCTCAATGAAAATGCCGCTCGCATCAACAAGTCTCTTGGAGATGCTGTGGGGCTCAAGAATATTGGCGTTCATCTGATCACAGTAGAGCCGGGATATTTTTCAACGGAATTGCATGCGCATCTCTTCGAGGAAGAATGCATCTACGTCCTCTCAGGTCATGGCACCGCGACAATGGGAGCAGAGAGCCACAGCATCGGTCCCGGAGATTTTATCGGCTACCCCTTGAATGGCGAGGCTCACTGTATGGAGGCTGAGGGTCCAGAGCCTTTGGTCTGCCTCGTTGTCGGACAGCGCCTCGCGCAGGACGTCACTGATTATCCCAATCGCAGGAAGCGACTCTATCGCAACAACGGCGAATGGGATGTTGTTGAGTATTCGAACATCCAACACGTTAAGCGGTAG
- a CDS encoding C45 family peptidase, with product MDIPVLEATGSASAIGRAHGLTYAEPIRRFADERVARAGQALWVGEDRPRAEVLALAGECLAAHEAYSPRLTAELRAMADAAGLLPEEMLIVSGFTDFVDTGFAAFSGSRPAPHAADNCTAMIVPGARSATGQALFAQTWDMHETATEHVFVLRGTPDDAPAFTVFTSRGCLGMIGMNEAGITIGINNLTGNDGRVGVTWNFVVREVLAQTDFEAAAERLAEAELAGAHNYLLVGPDGQGMNVEATATRREITPLADDVIVHTNHCLADATREAERPRLPEAQAHSEKRLARARALLAEPGPIDVARLASVTRDTQAICYPPTPVTRMTTCGAVVADPAARRLWALRGRPSEQHYTAFDVGGVIAPHA from the coding sequence ATGGATATTCCCGTACTCGAAGCCACGGGCAGTGCCTCGGCCATCGGTCGCGCGCATGGCCTGACGTATGCCGAACCGATCCGGCGGTTCGCGGACGAGCGTGTCGCGCGGGCCGGTCAGGCGCTCTGGGTGGGTGAGGACCGGCCGCGTGCGGAGGTGCTCGCTCTGGCGGGAGAATGTCTGGCGGCGCACGAGGCCTATTCGCCGCGATTGACCGCGGAACTGCGCGCCATGGCGGATGCGGCCGGTTTGTTACCGGAAGAGATGCTGATCGTCAGCGGCTTCACGGATTTCGTCGATACCGGCTTTGCGGCGTTCAGCGGCAGCCGACCGGCGCCGCACGCGGCCGACAACTGCACGGCGATGATCGTGCCTGGTGCCCGTAGTGCCACCGGGCAAGCACTGTTCGCCCAGACCTGGGACATGCATGAAACCGCGACCGAGCATGTGTTCGTGCTGCGCGGTACGCCCGACGATGCGCCGGCCTTCACCGTGTTCACCAGCCGCGGCTGTCTGGGCATGATCGGCATGAACGAGGCCGGCATCACCATCGGCATCAATAACCTCACCGGCAACGATGGGCGGGTCGGCGTGACCTGGAATTTCGTGGTCCGCGAAGTGCTGGCCCAGACCGATTTCGAGGCGGCTGCCGAGCGCCTGGCGGAGGCCGAACTGGCCGGCGCCCACAATTATCTCTTGGTGGGGCCGGACGGCCAGGGGATGAACGTCGAGGCCACGGCGACCCGGCGCGAGATCACACCGCTGGCCGACGACGTGATCGTGCATACCAATCATTGTCTGGCCGACGCCACGCGGGAGGCCGAGCGCCCGCGGCTACCCGAGGCACAGGCCCACAGCGAGAAACGCCTGGCCCGCGCCCGGGCATTGCTGGCCGAGCCCGGCCCGATTGATGTCGCGCGTCTGGCAAGCGTAACGCGCGATACGCAGGCGATCTGTTACCCGCCCACGCCAGTCACCCGGATGACGACCTGCGGCGCGGTTGTGGCCGATCCGGCGGCCCGCCGGCTCTGGGCGCTGCGCGGGCGGCCGAGCGAACAGCACTACACGGCATTTGACGTCGGCGGCGTCATCGCGCCCCACGCGTAA
- a CDS encoding S41 family peptidase, with amino-acid sequence MALKTVLGSAATLFAVTTGVIPMAHADTAQKPAAGARQSAPPLMRYPTVHGDTVVFEAGGNLWKTTTHGGMATQLTDDPGFDEDAHFSPNGKWVAFTGWYQGNTDVYIVPAAGGRVRRLTYHSINNPSDGGKLKPSTDNRVLGWTPDSNNVVFLSRRDSFNPQVMHAYTVPVGGGLPKKLPIPWTGPLSFGPNDHTVAYNKLARVYRPFHRKHYYGGQAQDIWTFDYKNGKSHRITHWKGADVWPMWSGDTIYFSSDRGPNHIQNLWAYSQKTKQFTQLTHFSTYDIDFPTLGGNKITFSDGGDLYVYNTKNQDLTKLNVRVPLNGVKAMPHWAKVEGHVDGSAIAPNGHLAVFSARGALFTVPAKYGSANTLTQNPAADQRDPAWSPNGKQIAYIGAEGDHQAVYVRPADGGKPKALTHDKLSVHGPLSWSRDSKHLTYVDADQTLWMIDVKSGKRTRITRDPSKTRGNFSDLHWSPGSDWLAFSKAIPQPIGNMTVPNIQAIYLYHVTDGKLTRLGDGQYNDSDPFFSDDGKYLFFVSQRIVNPTFSNFDEITAGLKSSGLYAATLKKDTPSPIAPRVRSATKGLGDDSASSDDDSHKKNAKAHDSSSNNGKESDKKSEHKTGRKPIDIDVTGLMGRAVRLPVPDADISSVAEAKGVVYYTTQPSQTIEGPLSGEQSALRAYDMDKRKDHTLETDVKHVALSADGSTLFYQHKGNWTTRPASFVKNPGDDAVDKIDLSGLKRWVQPEAEWPTAYGEAMRDVRDYFLDPKLIHKIWPAIDARYRKLLDRAATRRDVDWLIANAMGTTGESHMYVRGGNDGWKTPANPTADLGAEFALDPDSGRYKIAKIYKGDNTVPGYRAPLNQPGLKVKAGDYLLAINGQPLKAPTNPYKLLQGTNGDTISLKVADDADGKNAYVIHVEPVANAHKLHLLAWIRHNRQTVDKMSDGQIGYVYLEDMEATGMKEFIRQYYSQRNKKAIIFDDRWNLGGFIDPMLFDRIDRQLDGMFTNRYRATSPTPNAPMGYMAALINRGSASDGDIFAYMFKKDHLGPTIGSRTWAGVRGYDGSFDLLGGGSLVVSDNGMYGTHGQWIVENIGVEPDVRVHDKPEDLNAGHDAQLEKAVHMLMAKIKAHPKTYPQAPSWMPAFPPQPDYPSCGSDKVGNGVCDWHNGNSGS; translated from the coding sequence ATGGCTTTGAAGACAGTTTTGGGTAGCGCGGCGACGTTGTTCGCGGTGACGACCGGCGTGATCCCGATGGCGCACGCCGACACCGCCCAAAAGCCGGCCGCCGGTGCCAGGCAGTCCGCGCCGCCGTTGATGCGCTATCCGACCGTTCATGGCGACACCGTGGTCTTCGAAGCCGGCGGCAATCTCTGGAAAACGACCACACACGGGGGTATGGCCACGCAGCTGACCGACGACCCGGGTTTCGACGAGGACGCACATTTTTCGCCGAACGGCAAATGGGTCGCGTTTACCGGCTGGTATCAAGGCAACACGGATGTCTACATCGTGCCGGCCGCCGGCGGCCGGGTGCGACGCCTGACTTATCATTCGATCAACAACCCGAGCGATGGCGGCAAGCTCAAGCCGAGTACCGACAACCGGGTGCTGGGCTGGACGCCGGACAGTAACAACGTGGTGTTTCTTTCCCGGCGCGATAGCTTCAATCCGCAGGTCATGCACGCCTACACGGTGCCGGTCGGCGGCGGCCTGCCGAAGAAGTTGCCGATCCCTTGGACCGGGCCGCTGTCGTTCGGGCCCAACGATCACACCGTGGCCTACAACAAGCTCGCCCGGGTCTACCGGCCGTTTCATCGCAAGCATTATTACGGCGGCCAGGCCCAGGATATCTGGACCTTCGATTACAAGAACGGCAAGAGCCATCGCATCACGCACTGGAAGGGCGCGGATGTATGGCCGATGTGGTCGGGCGATACGATCTATTTCAGTTCCGACCGCGGTCCCAACCATATCCAGAATCTCTGGGCCTACTCGCAGAAGACGAAGCAGTTTACGCAGCTGACGCATTTTTCGACCTACGACATCGATTTCCCGACCCTGGGCGGCAACAAGATCACCTTCTCCGACGGCGGCGATCTGTATGTCTACAACACCAAGAATCAGGATCTGACCAAGCTCAACGTGCGCGTGCCGCTGAACGGCGTGAAGGCGATGCCGCATTGGGCCAAGGTCGAGGGCCACGTCGATGGATCGGCGATCGCGCCGAACGGGCATCTGGCGGTGTTTTCGGCCCGCGGCGCGTTGTTCACCGTGCCGGCCAAGTACGGCAGCGCCAACACACTCACCCAGAATCCGGCGGCCGATCAGCGCGATCCGGCCTGGTCGCCGAACGGCAAGCAGATCGCCTATATCGGCGCCGAGGGCGATCACCAGGCGGTGTACGTTCGCCCGGCGGATGGCGGCAAGCCGAAGGCACTCACGCATGACAAGCTCAGCGTGCACGGCCCGCTTTCCTGGAGCCGGGACAGCAAGCACCTGACCTATGTCGATGCCGATCAGACGCTCTGGATGATCGACGTGAAATCCGGCAAGCGGACCCGGATCACGCGCGATCCGAGCAAGACGCGCGGCAATTTCTCCGATCTGCACTGGTCACCGGGCAGCGACTGGCTGGCGTTTTCCAAGGCGATTCCGCAGCCGATCGGCAACATGACCGTGCCGAATATCCAGGCGATTTATCTGTACCACGTCACCGACGGCAAGCTGACCCGGCTCGGAGATGGCCAGTACAACGATTCCGACCCGTTCTTCTCGGACGACGGTAAATATCTGTTCTTCGTATCCCAGCGTATCGTCAATCCGACCTTCTCGAATTTCGACGAGATCACTGCGGGCCTGAAAAGTAGCGGCCTATATGCCGCGACCCTGAAAAAGGACACGCCTTCACCGATCGCCCCCCGCGTACGTTCGGCCACCAAAGGGCTCGGCGACGATTCGGCAAGCAGCGACGACGATAGCCACAAGAAGAACGCCAAGGCGCACGACAGCAGTTCGAACAACGGTAAGGAAAGCGACAAGAAATCCGAACACAAGACCGGCCGCAAGCCGATCGATATCGATGTCACTGGCCTGATGGGCCGCGCGGTGCGCCTGCCGGTGCCGGATGCCGATATATCAAGCGTGGCCGAGGCCAAGGGCGTGGTCTACTACACCACCCAGCCGAGCCAGACCATCGAAGGACCGTTGTCGGGCGAGCAGTCGGCGCTGCGCGCCTACGACATGGACAAACGCAAGGACCACACGCTGGAGACCGACGTCAAACATGTCGCGCTTTCAGCCGATGGCAGCACCCTGTTCTACCAGCACAAGGGAAACTGGACGACGCGGCCGGCGTCGTTCGTCAAGAACCCGGGCGACGATGCCGTCGACAAGATCGATCTGTCGGGACTGAAGCGCTGGGTTCAGCCCGAGGCCGAATGGCCGACCGCCTACGGCGAAGCCATGCGGGACGTGCGCGATTACTTCCTCGATCCGAAGCTGATCCACAAGATCTGGCCGGCGATCGACGCGCGCTATCGCAAGCTGCTGGATCGCGCCGCCACCCGACGCGATGTCGACTGGCTGATTGCCAATGCCATGGGCACGACCGGTGAAAGCCACATGTACGTGCGCGGCGGCAACGATGGCTGGAAGACGCCGGCCAACCCCACGGCCGATCTTGGCGCCGAGTTCGCGCTGGACCCGGACTCCGGCCGCTACAAGATCGCGAAGATCTACAAGGGCGACAACACGGTGCCGGGCTACCGGGCGCCGCTCAACCAGCCGGGCCTGAAGGTCAAGGCCGGCGACTATCTACTGGCGATCAATGGCCAACCGCTCAAGGCCCCGACCAACCCGTACAAGCTGCTTCAAGGCACCAATGGCGACACCATCTCGCTCAAGGTGGCGGATGATGCCGACGGCAAGAATGCGTACGTCATTCATGTCGAGCCGGTCGCGAATGCGCACAAGCTGCACCTGCTGGCCTGGATCCGGCATAACCGTCAGACCGTCGACAAGATGTCGGACGGCCAGATCGGCTACGTCTATCTGGAAGACATGGAAGCCACGGGGATGAAGGAGTTCATCCGCCAGTACTACAGCCAGCGCAACAAGAAGGCGATTATCTTCGACGACCGTTGGAACCTCGGCGGTTTCATCGACCCGATGCTGTTCGATCGCATCGATCGCCAGCTCGATGGCATGTTCACCAATCGCTATCGGGCCACCAGCCCGACCCCGAATGCGCCCATGGGCTATATGGCCGCGCTCATCAATCGCGGTTCGGCCTCCGATGGCGATATCTTCGCCTACATGTTCAAGAAGGATCATCTCGGCCCCACCATCGGCAGCCGGACCTGGGCCGGCGTGCGCGGCTACGACGGGTCGTTCGATCTGCTCGGTGGCGGCAGCCTCGTGGTCTCGGATAACGGCATGTACGGAACCCACGGCCAATGGATCGTCGAGAACATCGGCGTGGAGCCCGACGTGCGCGTCCACGACAAGCCGGAGGATCTCAACGCCGGGCACGATGCGCAGCTGGAAAAAGCGGTGCATATGCTGATGGCCAAGATAAAGGCCCACCCCAAGACCTACCCGCAGGCACCGAGCTGGATGCCGGCCTTCCCGCCACAGCCGGATTACCCGAGCTGCGGCAGCGACAAGGTCGGCAATGGGGTGTGCGACTGGCATAACGGCAACAGCGGCAGCTGA